The genomic stretch GTGGAAGCCCCCATACTGAAGGTGCCGGGCAAGTGTATTTTATTGATCCAGTAAAAAAAGACACCATCAAATCTAGCATCCGGACATACCGCATTGGCCCGGGGACAGATAACCAGAAGTCCACGTTGGGCCCAGATTTCCAGTTGTTGCTTCGTGCTTTGCCTTATGCACCGGGAACCAAAGGAACAGCCGTTTCTACGTATAGCGGTGCAATGGTGGATACCACAATTGTCAACACCGAGGCTGGCTCGAAGCTGACAACCGATGAACAAGGCTATACCTTGGAATGGAAAGTGCCCTTCGCTTCGTTGGCGGGTAAAATTTCAAAAGGAACCCGTGAGTACAAAAATTATGCATGGCCGTTGTTCTCCCCCAAAGACGGTATGGTTATTGTTTTCGATGCCGATATTACCGACCTCGACGAGGGGGAATCTAATTCCGGTGGAGCCACTCGGTTTATGCGTATCGGCAATATGCCTGCTCTTTGGCGAGACTCCAAAAGTTTTCAGATGCGGGGGCGTATTGTAGATGTGAGCAATCCCCAAAATGCGAATAATAGCCCTGCAAACCGTTACCCGATTGATTATAAACCAGTTCAAACCATTGCGTTGGATGGTAAATTGGATGAATGGAAAGATGCGAAATTTTTTGGATTTAGCCAGGAAGCCTTAAACTTTGCTGGAGCCGTTGCGCCCAAATCTCCTGCTGACCTGAGCGGCTATGTTGGGTTGAAAATAGACGACAACAATCTTTATGTAGCAGCCAGTGTGCGCGACGAAGGCAATGGCTTGGTCGGAACTACGGCTGATGCCGCCGCCGCCAAATTCTTTGACAGCATTCGCTTGTACCTCGGTTTGTATAACATCAAAAACCGTGCGGGTAGCCCGCATACCGAAGCTACGTTCCATTTCAATAAACCCGGTGGTGGGACGGTTCCCGCAAATAGTGCGTACCGTATTGGCACTGGAACCGACAATACCTTCACAACGCTCGGATCGGACCACCACTTGGTTCTTCGCTCGTTGCCCTATGCCGCAGGCGCCAAGGGTACGGCGTATATCGCAGGATTGGTGAATCAGGCGAATAGTACTTGGGACGCCTCTTCTGTTTTGGCCACCGATAACAAGACCTACACCGTAGAGTGGAAGATTCCGTTTGCCTCGTTGGGTGGCGCACTTGGAAGTGGGGATTTTGCTGGATTCAATTGGCCCACCTTCAAGCCAGCGGCGGGAATGTTTTTGCCCTTAGACATGGAATTGACGGACTTGGAAGATGGTGAAGCCACCGATGGCTCTAAAACCCGCGTGCTTCGTGCGGGATCGGGCGCTACGCCAGACAAAACCCCCGCAAATTGGGGGCTTCGTGGCATTGTGACGCAAGAAGGACTTTCAATTGGTGTCAAAAATGAAAGTACCGAAATTCCTGCCGGATTTGTGTTAGAAGCAAACTATCCGAACCCATTCAACCCCACAACCACCATTGAATTTGGTTTGCCGATGACCTCGGATGTACGCTTAAGTGTCTTTAATGTATTGGGTCAAGAAGTGGCCGTATTGGCCTCCGGAACCCAACGTGCCGGAACCCATACGGTAACGTTTGAGGCGGGTAACTTGCCGAGCGGTACGTATTTGTATCGTCTAAGTACACCGCAATACACGGTAACTAAACGCATGGTTCTGGTCAAATAAGCAACGGAAAGGGGCAGGTAGTTGCCCCTTTTTCTTCTTTTGCAACTTACCAGATAGGATTATGAAAAGATTGTTGGTGTTGGTGCTTGCCCTGTTGCCATCCTTTGTGTTGGCCCAAACCACCGGAAAAATTGCAGGACGAGTGGTGGATACCGCTACCGGAGTGGGCATTCCCGGTGCAAATATCGTGGTTTTGGGAACGCCGCGTGGTGCATCCTCCGATTTGGATGGGAACTACTTTGTCCTAAATGTAGAACCGGGCGTTTATACCCTTATTGCATCTTTTGTGGGTTACGAAACCAAGCGCGTGGAAGGCGTGCGGGTGGGTGTAGATAGAACTGCGACGGTCAATTTCTCGATGGCTGAAGACAATGCCCTGACCCAAGAGGTGGTCATTCAGGCCAATAAAAACTTGGTGGAAGTGGATAGAACCTCGTCCTCGGCCAAAATTGGGGGCGAGCAAATAGCGGCCTTGCCTGTGGATAGCTTCTTGGAAACCATCGGACTGCAAGCGGGCGTGACCAAAGGAGCTGGTGGCGAACTCCACATTCGGGGTGGCCGCTCTTCGGAAGTAAAGTATTATGTGGACGGAGTCGCGGTCTCGAACCCTTTTAACAACAGCATGGCCTCGCCCGTAGAAAACTCGGCGGTGCAAGAGGTGGAGGTCATCAGCGGAACCTTCAATGCGGAATACGGCCAAGCGAATTCGGGGATTGTGAACGTTGTGACCAAATCCGGTAGTGAGAAGTTTACGGGGTCGTTTAACCTGAGCGGCGGTGGGTACTTTTCCGGACGGGAAGGCATTTTCCCAGACATTGGCGCAGCAAGTCCGTTAGGCCAAAAACGCTTCGAGGGTTCTATTTCTGGTCCCACAGGCATTAAAAACCTGACATTCTTCCTGAATACAGGTTGGACGGACTACGATAACTACTTGGGCGGCCGTCGGGTCTTTATGCCGTCCGATTCTTCTAATTTCTCGGGAAGGCCGGATACTTGGCGCATCCAAGCAACCGGAGACTCTGCCTATGTCCCGATGAATCCAACCAATGGTCTGACGAATCTTCTGAAACTGACGTACCAACTCTCACGAGACATTAAACTTTCGTACTCGGCTTCTCGGAATTGGTACAAGAGCCAATCGTACAGCCATTTTTATCGGCTCAACCCCGAAGCGCGTCCTACGTTACGCAGCCTCAGCTATAACCACTTATTGGTGTGGAACCAAGTACTGAATGCCCGAACTTTCTTTAACGTCCGGTTAACCTATTACACCACAGACCTTAGCCAATATGTGTATGAAGACCCGCAAGACGAGCGTTATCGATATATTTATGGTCGGGGGATTCAGCCGGGCAACGTCTTCAATACGGGTGGCGTGGACCGAAGTCACATCCGACGAGACAGCGATACCTATGCGGCACGCTTCGACATCACACGACAAATTGGACAAAGTCATTTGGTGAAAGCCGGAGTTGAGTATCGGTACAACCGCCTCTTCAGCGACGAATTCCAGCTTTTGGTGGATCCACGCCAATTTGGTACGTTCGAGCCGCAAATTCCAGACCTTAGCTCTACCCTTCACAACCAATACACCCGCCATCCCATAGAGGCCGCACTCTTTATTCAGGATAAAATAGAGATTAAAGATTTAATTGTGAATGTGGGCCTACGCTATGACTATTTTGATCCGAATGCCAAGGTTCCGACCGATCTGAAAGATCCGCAAAACACTTTGCGTCCGCGCCCCGAAGCCGAGGCATACCGCGAGGCAACCATCAAAATGCAAGTTAGCCCACGTCTTGGATTCGCGTTCCCCATCACCGAAACGGGGGTAATTCATGCCAGCTATGGCCATTTCTTTCAAATTCCGGAATATGGCCGTATGTACGAAAACCCCGACTTTAAGGTGGCGTTGGGGAATTTTAATACCTTTATGGGCAATGCCGACTTGGAGCCGCAACGCTCCACAATCTACGAATTAGGACTTCAGCAACAACTGGGGCAAAACCTTGCGATAGATGTAACGGCTTATTATCGGGATGTACGTAACCTCATCGGAGCCAAACTCTACCGCACTTATACCGGATCGGACAGCTACGGGCGTTACGAAAACGCCGATTTTGGCTCCGTCCGCGGGCTTACCGCCTCGCTTCAGATGGTTTTTCCTGCGTTTGGTATCCGCGGTGGTATTAACTACACCTATCAATCGGCGCGAGGAAATGCCAGCGATCCTCGACAGGCATTCTATGATGCACAGGGCAATAACGAAGCTGCCCGATCGCTCATCCCCTTAGACTGGGACCTTCAACACAGCCTAAACGGAGACCTGACATGGAACCAAGGCGGTTGGTCTGCGGGTATCATCGGTGAATTTAAATCCGGATATCCCTTCACACCCACCGACGTCCAGCGGAATCCGATTGTGGAGCAGCGTAATGGCGCACGGTATCAGCCCGAATTTCGCTTAGACCTTCGTGCGGGTCGGGACTTTAAGCTGGGAGACTTGCGGGCACAAATCTTCATTTTTGCAGATAACTTACTCGATGCCTATCGGCCAGATCGTTACCCGCGCCTCTTTCAAACCGAAATAGAGGCGCATCGCGCAAATGGATTGGAAGTGATCAATACCCTCAAGGAGTTTCGGACGAATCCGGCAGTCCAGCCCTCGCCCCGCATGATTCGGCTTGGGATGATGCTTGACTTCTAAGCAAAACCGAAATCTTTTTGGTAACTTAACTTTAGAATTGGATTGTGATGCGTACTATAAAATCATTTATCTATATACTCGTTTGGTTTCTTCCGGTCTTTGCGCTGGCCCAAGTAAACCAATCGGGGACGTACATCAACCCGAACAATGGACTGCGGGACTGGCGGACGGACATCAACCTCACGGGCAACCAGGTGGAGTCCATTATCACCAACTATGGAACCATTGGCAAAGGTAACGAGAGCATCAACCAAGCGGGTGTATGGCCGAAAGGAACCGGACACGGCCACTTACACCAAATGAGTGGCTGGGTGGGTTCGCGATTGCTGAATAAAGCCGGACAACGGACGGTCATTATCTCGGACGGTTATACCGACGGCAATACGGGGCCACTCGCCGAAACCGACGGCAAGGTGGAGTGGAAATTTCAGCCCAAGCCAGGTTACCTAAATCGCAGTATTGCTCGCCCAGAGGTTGCCAACTCATTAAACCCTAGCAGTTGGCCCACCAATTGGCCAGGGAAAGATGCCCAGTGGAATGGTAAATGGAATGGATTCTTTGGGCTAAACCAATTTAATGC from Bacteroidetes Order II. bacterium encodes the following:
- a CDS encoding T9SS type A sorting domain-containing protein, encoding MKKLFFLMMAFFASTTIWAQPAPTTNTLYDITFKGTTVTLDGDLSDWSDAQWIFLSQDKVNFLDPTNRPIQGRPKSPADFSGFFAIKMDADNIYFAVKVKDEGTPMIETPATPNLAFVYDHLSVYLGLYDIGTLGGSPHTEGAGQVYFIDPVKKDTIKSSIRTYRIGPGTDNQKSTLGPDFQLLLRALPYAPGTKGTAVSTYSGAMVDTTIVNTEAGSKLTTDEQGYTLEWKVPFASLAGKISKGTREYKNYAWPLFSPKDGMVIVFDADITDLDEGESNSGGATRFMRIGNMPALWRDSKSFQMRGRIVDVSNPQNANNSPANRYPIDYKPVQTIALDGKLDEWKDAKFFGFSQEALNFAGAVAPKSPADLSGYVGLKIDDNNLYVAASVRDEGNGLVGTTADAAAAKFFDSIRLYLGLYNIKNRAGSPHTEATFHFNKPGGGTVPANSAYRIGTGTDNTFTTLGSDHHLVLRSLPYAAGAKGTAYIAGLVNQANSTWDASSVLATDNKTYTVEWKIPFASLGGALGSGDFAGFNWPTFKPAAGMFLPLDMELTDLEDGEATDGSKTRVLRAGSGATPDKTPANWGLRGIVTQEGLSIGVKNESTEIPAGFVLEANYPNPFNPTTTIEFGLPMTSDVRLSVFNVLGQEVAVLASGTQRAGTHTVTFEAGNLPSGTYLYRLSTPQYTVTKRMVLVK
- a CDS encoding TonB-dependent receptor gives rise to the protein MKRLLVLVLALLPSFVLAQTTGKIAGRVVDTATGVGIPGANIVVLGTPRGASSDLDGNYFVLNVEPGVYTLIASFVGYETKRVEGVRVGVDRTATVNFSMAEDNALTQEVVIQANKNLVEVDRTSSSAKIGGEQIAALPVDSFLETIGLQAGVTKGAGGELHIRGGRSSEVKYYVDGVAVSNPFNNSMASPVENSAVQEVEVISGTFNAEYGQANSGIVNVVTKSGSEKFTGSFNLSGGGYFSGREGIFPDIGAASPLGQKRFEGSISGPTGIKNLTFFLNTGWTDYDNYLGGRRVFMPSDSSNFSGRPDTWRIQATGDSAYVPMNPTNGLTNLLKLTYQLSRDIKLSYSASRNWYKSQSYSHFYRLNPEARPTLRSLSYNHLLVWNQVLNARTFFNVRLTYYTTDLSQYVYEDPQDERYRYIYGRGIQPGNVFNTGGVDRSHIRRDSDTYAARFDITRQIGQSHLVKAGVEYRYNRLFSDEFQLLVDPRQFGTFEPQIPDLSSTLHNQYTRHPIEAALFIQDKIEIKDLIVNVGLRYDYFDPNAKVPTDLKDPQNTLRPRPEAEAYREATIKMQVSPRLGFAFPITETGVIHASYGHFFQIPEYGRMYENPDFKVALGNFNTFMGNADLEPQRSTIYELGLQQQLGQNLAIDVTAYYRDVRNLIGAKLYRTYTGSDSYGRYENADFGSVRGLTASLQMVFPAFGIRGGINYTYQSARGNASDPRQAFYDAQGNNEAARSLIPLDWDLQHSLNGDLTWNQGGWSAGIIGEFKSGYPFTPTDVQRNPIVEQRNGARYQPEFRLDLRAGRDFKLGDLRAQIFIFADNLLDAYRPDRYPRLFQTEIEAHRANGLEVINTLKEFRTNPAVQPSPRMIRLGMMLDF